One Dietzia sp. JS16-p6b genomic window carries:
- a CDS encoding DUF3558 family protein → MGWNRPSGRGVKQIVRTIRGAVAAFAALAVVSACGVGQDGDTATTSSAVAEEPGNPWDLPIEQRPPLFDPCAEIPIEAVEEGVGGPVEVNELLARHKPGEIVVCGWRSRNVHLNVLATWKPREEYLVDPSFVVIDPERELFGRSSLQLVEAGDHSASTCLQLFFTQAGTVWVKLDLVSGLNEFNGVPFAKACNVLEKAIVPIARHLPEGDF, encoded by the coding sequence ATGGGGTGGAACCGTCCGTCCGGCCGGGGCGTCAAACAGATCGTGAGGACGATAAGGGGAGCAGTCGCCGCGTTCGCCGCGCTCGCGGTGGTGTCCGCGTGCGGAGTGGGTCAAGACGGCGACACGGCGACGACGAGCTCAGCAGTCGCCGAGGAGCCGGGCAACCCCTGGGACCTGCCGATTGAGCAGCGGCCACCACTTTTCGACCCGTGCGCCGAGATCCCCATCGAAGCGGTGGAGGAGGGCGTCGGCGGGCCGGTTGAAGTTAATGAGCTTCTTGCTCGTCATAAGCCCGGCGAGATTGTGGTGTGTGGTTGGAGAAGCCGAAACGTCCATTTGAACGTTTTGGCAACGTGGAAGCCGAGAGAAGAATATCTTGTCGACCCGAGTTTTGTCGTCATCGATCCGGAGCGTGAACTTTTTGGGCGGAGCAGTCTTCAACTGGTAGAGGCGGGGGACCATTCAGCTAGTACCTGTCTGCAGCTATTCTTCACGCAGGCTGGCACTGTGTGGGTCAAACTAGATTTGGTTAGTGGACTAAATGAATTCAACGGAGTGCCATTCGCTAAAGCCTGCAATGTTCTAGAAAAGGCGATTGTTCCAATCGCTAGACATCTTCCTGAAGGGGACTTTTGA